A stretch of DNA from Oryza brachyantha chromosome 4, ObraRS2, whole genome shotgun sequence:
gggttcttagtgatttactccctctgtttctagtcttgcctagattcatatagatgctaatgaatccagacatatatacagattatatatattcatcaatggatgaatctaaacagaactagaaagtcttacaacaTGAAATGGATGCGGTAACagttaaggttaaaaaataatctacgatgagaaaaactcaaaatctactataaatttatggttgaaaattcaaattctagcTTATAAGTTTATGTTTAACCGCGTGCGCGGGCACGTTATCTTTGCAATAATCAATGTTTCGTTCGATCTATTGAAAGTGTTGTAATCTCTGTCATTGCTACAAGAACTTGGCTGGCCAGCATTTTTAAGTGCAAACAACGTAGGTAAATCTGTCTAGTCACTGAGAAAGTGGTTGCCAGTTGCCATTGTATTTTGATGACCAACATGTGCAGAGAAAACACTTTCAGCATACCGCCCATCCATCTCTTGTCAAAAAGCATGTACACTTCCCCCACAGGGCAATGCACATTAGGCACAAACACTGTTTTGCATGGCATCTCATCACTGTCTTAGAACACAAGTAGTGTGCCAAAGCTACAGCAAAGTCTAATGAACAGGTGCTGAGCCATAATGCGAGTCGGCTTGATCAGCGGTGGATTCATGAAGGCGTAGGTGGATAGGTGCGCAACGTAAATATCAGAGCAATTATTGCGACCTTGTGATGTGTCCAATGGTGGAAACAACACTGGTGTGAATGGTATCTCAAGCTAAGGATTTTTCATGGATTTTGTGTCACATGACTAATTCGAGCTagggatttaaaaaaaaatatatgtgtaaagataaggatttttttaatataaattcgTCCTTGTTTTAATATAACTGCAGAAATGCGTGGATTTCATAGTTTTTCTAATAGCAACAGAACTATCGCGAGCTGCTTACTCCACCGACAGGTACAGTTAACCTGGATGGAGACGGATTTGTAATGCATCtagttataagattttattttgttaagtaTTGTTCGTACATCGAGCGATTCCAGTGTTTGTCCTGTCCATGTACCATTAAAGACATTAAAGACGAGAATTAGCTTCTCGATTTTTGGGGGAGACCAAAATTTTGCCTGGTTTTCTGCAGCTTGGCAGAGGAAAGAAGAGGACGTCTCAGCCTTTTCAGGGTTGTTCTTTCCTTGGTGCAACCCGTATTTGCTAAAGTTGTTGGCCATATAATCGAGCAGATGGTATTTGTTTCATCAAGCCGTGTTTGTAGTGCTGGTTGAACTGGAAGTGATTGGTTGTGAGACGAGCTGCTTGTTTCGTTGCTCGCCttaatttgccaaaattttatgGCTGTTTGGTTCGTGGTTAAAGTTTACCATATGTCAAATCCTAGGTGTGCCATAACTTATTGTGATACTGTTTGGTTGAGTTTTATCGTTGAGCTAAGCCACACTTTGTTAGCACATAAGCATACGAGGcatactccttttttttctacccAAAGTTTGCCGGAGTTGTGACCAACAATTTGTTGGCCATACTTTGAGTGGCTTGCACACACTTTTGATAAATTGAGTTGTAGCAAAGTTACGAAGCGTTTGGTTGTCATTCACATTTTGCCATAGTTTGTCATACGTAAAGTTTATGTAAATTTGacagtttttttggttgcaaacaCAGTTATGCCAAGATTCTCTTCTGGCAAACTAGGGGATGTTTGGGTGAAGATCACATTCTTACAATTATGGCAAACAATTTTGACCAACTTAGCCTAATGTTTGTTCTGTTGCCACATGTTTTGGTTTCGTGTCCCTACTTGTCATATGAATATCTCTTGACTCAAAATTGCCTAACTTGTGGCCAATGATTTATAAGCCACAGAGACTGCCACATTATGCTATAAAAGTTTGACAAACTGAAGCATGAAAACTACATAAGATCtaggccccacatgtcagtaacTTAAAAAAGAGTGGTCACATTCCTTTAGACTtgtattttataaacttaacTTAGTCAAGTGTGACAACTTCTGTGGGCAAATGGTGGCAAGGTATGATTGGCAACCAAACAATCCCTTGGTCTCCATAAAAGGTGTGGTATGCCTCAGTTTGTATGTCTTAGAAATTATTGGGCAGAAGTTAGACAAGTTTAGGCTAACAAATACGCATATGACAAgtgagaataaaaaaaaagttatcgTATTGCAAACATGTGCCTACAAAACAAACACTAGACTAAGCAAATATAGGGGCTGGGAACTTCTCCCCTTTTTTTGCAATACGTAACAACATTGTAGCATACTATTAACTAAATATTAGCTAAAGATATTAAAAGGTGgattaatatgtttatttagGAGAactacttaaaaattttacaaaaaccaCCTCATTTACTAGATGGGGAAACATGCACGCGGAAAACATACGACTAGAggttgggacggagggagaaAAGAACATACCCTAAAGTTGCTTGACAAAGTTGTGACTTACGAACACCTCCAATAGAAATAACCATTTTTGGATCTCTAAATCACTATTTGACCAACTATCCAAAAGTTTAGAGAgccatttttcattttcactCTAATAACCACCCCACTACCTTGGGGGTCCcaccttttaaaaataagtgtCGATTGGTGGTCTACAACTAAATCGGAATATAAGTAAGTtttaatagtataattatatttaccTAGGGGCCTTGAAAAATATTGGAACACATAACTTTCGGCCCACCGCCACCCTTAATAGTAGTTTCCTATGAAGTGAGCTCTCGGCTAGCCCGCTCGATCTCTATCACTTGAATGAGTTCTCGTCACCCCCATAATCTTATCGGctatatcatttattatatGAAATATAAGCCATTGTCTTATTAAATTGATAGCTGAGGtgaattttatattgtttcaGTTACGTCTAATCTATTAAGACTGTTCTTAATAAACTAGATTGATTGCAGTGGTAGATCCACATTTTGTAATGTTCAGTCACCCGATGGCCATCAATTCATCATGTTGATAGTGAATTTTCatcattaaaatattttatctgttCAATTAATCGCACTCTTGGATTGTCTTGGCTAAGTCTGATTTATAAGATTATTCTTAGTAAgctacattaaatatttttataagtctTAGTTGGTTGATGATCTTTAGAGCCTATCACATATTTATTGCTTTCATATTAATCATATAGTCGATTGTCCTACTACGGTGCTTTTAGGCCAATTGACTGGTTACACTAAATGTCCGTTAGTCTATTGGTCGATCAGCTAGTTAGTCTGATCGAACTCTTTCTATCTTAATTGTCAATTGCAGAGGTTAAATTGACTGGCGTACACCGAATCATGAAGACTTTGGGAcctactataaagttaaaagttaagTAAATCTCTCAAGTCTTCTGCGTgttggttaaaattttatgtcaacgagagaggggaaaagagGGGAATCTCATGGTGGACTATGACCGCGTTCCGAAGATGAAAGATGTGGGTtggaaaaacatagtaatagattaatacatgattaattaattattaattataaaaaataaaaaatagattaatatgatttttaatgcatcttttcaataatttttttataaaaaatataccgtttaacagtttgggaagcgtgcgtgtgaaaaaaaatctggctTGTTTGTCTTGTCtcccgaacacggcctatTTTTAGCGAGCTATTTTGCTTTGAACAGCTAGGGATGATAGTTGGCAAGCGTTCGACATCGGGATGAAGAGGCTGTTGAAGAattctttttcaaaattattatatttgaaCTTAAAAGGTGGGACCGAGAGACAATTGGTGATACACTGATACTCGAACTGTGACCACCATCCAACCATCCAGCTGTCAAGTCAAGGTTGCCCTAGTTCAAAAACGGCATTGGAAAATAAAACGCCCTGTGTTTATTTCTAGTACCCTAAAAGCTAACTATTTAATTAGGTGCTTCAGTGCTTGTATATCGTCACGATTTAGGGCAATGCAGTATGTAGTTGCATCAAAAATGTGCGGATCGATGAAGCGTCAAAGTGAAGTGTCATGGGTGGCCTAATTAAGCGATAGGAGTATTAGAGAAAAACAATCATAAATGAGGCAAGCGGCCGGGGTCAGAGTGGGTACAAACACAAGCAATACTTAGGATGCGTTCTTTTTTATCGGTTTATCCTcggattattttttaatttatttatatgtatgtttttcTAAACAACTAAATGGTgtgttttataaataaaacattttatatataagtttatcatGTTGCCATTTTGAAGTAGGTTTTgaactttatgttatttaatttcttgtttATATCTCTAAATAgatgttaaaatagataatcttCGAcctttttacatataaaagcAAGCCTGCGGTAGTTATATATAAGAGTATTGCTTGTGTGCTCCAGATGATTGTTACGTATGGCATAATCATTCTTTACCTAGATCGAGACGTGATGCGGAATCGGATAAGCCTTATGTTTTAGGTAGTGTTCTGGCCTCAACGGAGCAATCTAAAACAATGGCGGAATAAATCTCCACATAATGATCACACTTAACACCGTCGATCACAATGTGCAAAATGCAGAACATAGCCGCAAGCGTACTCACTACTCATCCAATGCAAACTGAGCATGGTTACAAGCAAGTCGATGTCGACATTCGGGTTGGAGTAGTGTATGGCAGAGGCAGAGACTATACTAAAAACTTCCTGGCAGAACACTGGCCAAGAGCACCTATCCCcattcccctccccctccccctccccctccccccgacaattccctcctccctccgcttTTCTTCTCCTCGACAGACGAATGCTATACTCCGCTGATCTTCATCACCGACAACAACGCACACAAACGCAGCTGTCACGTGCGTGCTGTGCTTCTACGGTGCTGCTAGCTTATTACTGCTGTGAGCTGTGACAGCGTGCGTGCCACAAGGGTTAAAGAGCTGAATACGACCTGCTCCACCGAGGGCCCTCCCTGGTAAACAGCTACTAGTACACTAGTATGGAGTGCTAGCTAGAGTTCCTGACCTACACGTACGTCAAACGTTTCGGACCACGGCCTGGACCAGTGGACACGACCCCCCAAGCGAGTGACCACCGGCGAaacccccctcccctcccccacaTGCACGCCAATCCCCTTcgcctcaccaccaccaccgggtGCCGCCCGGTCGCCCGCTATACCTCGCTCGGTGGTGTCACATGGCCCGCCTCCCCGCGCAAGGATCCAACACTTCGCCGTGTATATAAGCGGTGGCATGGGTAGAGCCTTCCTCACACACCGCGCCCCCGAGCTCGCTTGCCCGGGCGAAAGCTTTACACACAGAGGGGGGAGAGTGTGTAGTGCAGTGAGGTGAGTGAGAATGGGTGGCAAAGCCGCTCTCGTGATGGCCCTCGTGGCCATGAGCGTGGTTCTGGAGGCCACGGCGGACGCCGGCTACGGCGGCGGGTACACCCCGACGCCGAAGCCCGCCCCGAAGCCGGAGAAGCCGCCGCACAAGCCGCCGCACCACCACGACAAGCCGCCACCCAAGGAGCACAAGCCGCCGTCCGGCCACAAGCCCCCGGCCTACACTCCGCCCACCTACACCCCGACGCCCAAGCCGACTCCGACTCCACCGACGTACACGCCGACACCGCCAACGTACACCCCTACTCCCAAGCCGACTCCTCCCACATACACGCCCACTCCTAAGCCGACTCCTCCGACGTACACTCCCACTCCTCCTACCACATACCCCAAGCCGACGCCGCCAACCTACAAGCCAACGCCTCCTACATACCCCAAGCCGACGCCGCCAACCTACAAGCCATCGCCTCCTACATACCCCAAGCCGACGCCGCCAGCGTACCAGCCCCAGCCGAAGCCAACACCTCCTACGTACCCcaagccgacgccgccggcgtacCAGCCGCACCCGAAGCCGACACCTACATACCCCAAGCCAACTCCTCCAACGTACCCTAAGCCTACTCCGCCAACCTACCCCAAGCCGACTCCTCCAGCGTACCCCAAGCCGACACCGCCAACGTACCAGCCGCACCCGAAGCCAACTCCTACGTACCCCAAGCCGACTCCTCCAACGTACCCCAAGCCGACGCCGCCAACGTACCAGCCGCACCCGAAGCCCACTCCATCGTACCCCAAGCCGACTCCGCCAGCCTACCCCAAGCCGACTCCTCCAGCGTACCCCAAGCCGACGCCGCCAACGTACCAGCCGCACCCGAAGCCCACTCCATCGTACCCCAAGCCGACTCCACCAACGTACCCCAAGCCGACTCCACCAGCGTACCCCAAGCCGACGCCGCCAGCGTACCAGCCGCATCCCAAGCCGAATCCTCCAGCCTACACTCCCACCCCGAAGCccacgcccacgccgccgACCTACACTCCGGCGCCGCCAACGTACACCCCGAAGCCGAACCCTCCCTACCacaagccgccgccgacctacacccccggcccgccgccgccgtactaAGTTGCattccgccgccgcgctctccgtcACGTTCCGAGCAGAGGTACGTATTTCATTTCTCGCGCGCTGTTTCAGATGATGAAACTTAAACCGAGCTCTTACAAAACGGTGCGTGTTGGTTGCGTGCAGAAGGTGACCGACCGATGGACCAAAGTGTTGTGCGAGAGGCCACAAGACGAGACGCGAGGGGGCTTCGATCCCTGAGTTGCTGCATGCATTGCCaacaagctgctgctgctgctgcgtcgTTTACCTATAGCTTAGGGCCAAAATATGTTGCGAGGAGAAATAATGCCTTGAGTTTCAGATTGCTCCAGTGCTCTCTCCCTTAGATGGTGTGATGTGATGTGTTGTGTTGGTCGACTTTGTACTGTTCGTCCGGTCTAGCCGTGTGGTCCGTGGTAATTTGTATGGTATTGTTGTGTTACGGTATAACCCCAAAAATAAACAGCGGAAATGGAAGTAAAACCTGTTTTCCTTAACGTGGTATTCATCTTCCAGCATTTCGTATCTCTGTACTTTTGCACGGTCCGACGACGAGTGATGTTTGCATGTCATAAAAGCCTATTAACTTCACTCGACGTAGCACTCTTTTAGACCAAATGATATGTTTTCTCATGTcatgattatattataaaaatttaaacaaattgataaaataaataaactgataaaatatattaatgtgtGATATATTATGCATTAATCTATATATCCTATTAAAAACATGCCATTTGAACACGCAAAAACTGCTACCAGCTCGAGCGATAAACGCCACACACACTGCCACAGTGACATAGATTCACTTGGAACTTGGAAGACGATAAATACTTCCATCAGAAAGAGGCCACGGTGTGACATAGCATGACCATTGGTGACGACGGCAATATAAAAGTATGCAGTCGTCTGGTCACGTACGCAGGTGTGCAGCAGCCGTGAGCTGTCACGCGTTGCTACAGTCTTATCTCTCTCGCCGCCGCACAGGCCACAGCGGCCGCTCTGCACTCTGCAGGACGCCCATGCTGCATGCGGCTGTGGCATCGAAAGCCTTTTGCTCCAAAACTTCAGGACCAGCTCAGGATCATCAGGCTTGTTGCATCTCCATTTTCGACGCAAGCACACGCCTGCCCGATGGACTTTCGAGTGCAGCAAGAACTCAGATAAGACGTGCACGATGAACTTTTGGAGTGCAACAAAGAACGTATGTACAGAGTGTAAGCATGGTTTAGTGATTAAGTGGATCTTACTACAGTTCATATAGCCAtgttaaggtggtgtttagatcgagaaaatttttgggagaagtgtcacgttaaatgtttgatcggatgtcggaatcttttgagcctaattaatccgttattagcacatgttggttactgtagcacttatggctaatcatgggctaattaggcccaaaagattcgtctcaagattttctttcataactgtgcaattagttttttggtttatctatatttagtgctttatttaggtgtccaaaaattcgatgtgatgtttttaaaaaaatattttagaaattaaacaaggcctaaataaGGAATATGATGAGCAGAGAGAAgctgggtggtggtggtaccAGTagtaaattttttggcaaGGTGTGTGAAAGCTGCGGTCACAGACTCACAGTGATGTCGACAAATGTGGAGTAATGAATTCGACGAAGCGAGAGAGAGCTTTACAAGGACATTGGTCGGTAGAATAAATTGGTGTTGCAGTAAAAGAAGCGCATAGAATAAACTGCGGTATGCAAGCTGAAATCAGCAAAACAGATCCTGGTCTTCCAAAGGCTCAACCGTTCAAGTGCTTTGTTGTGAAAAGCCGAAAAGGTAAGGTGAACAAATATTATAGCAGCACTAAAGAGGATAAAATCATATTACTCCAACAAGCAGTGCCCCTGTTAATTGTACAAATGGTAAGACAGATCGTGTTTTCACTTCTTAACAGGCTTTTACCCATGCATCCATTCTagaatgttttattttttattaactagattcatataaatactaataaatttagatatatgtaaataatatatattaaccaatagataaatctaaacatttttttacgatATAGAACGAAAACGGAGAGAGCAGTACTTCTGTATACTATAACCCCCAACTCACATGGTACATTTCAAGAAAAACTATGACCATGGACATTATTGTCACACTTGAGATGGTTAATACTAATACTAGATAAAACTTGGGAACAGAAGCATTAGCATATTTTGTTCCATTAAGGAACTCTGTGGGACAGCCATTGCATATAAAACTCGTTTTCTATTACTCAACTTGATCATACGAATATAGTGCGGGGTTGTTGCGATTCTCTTCAgctgtaatattttttcaccGAACGAGGCATATACTACGGCGCACGACAGCACATGTTTGGGAGAGTGTCAGCAGACGATGTGATGGCTCCATGTATTTGGAAATCGCTTTGCCGATCTGAAAACTACTCAGATTTTCGCACAGTCGTAGTCGTGCACGACGCTGCATTTCTTTTCGGTTTTGCTcaggccttatttagttcacaaaatttttttctaaaaacatcacatcgaatttttagacacctaaataaagcattaagcataaatgaactaaaaaactaattgcacagttatgaaagaaatcttgagacgaatcttttaagcctaattagcccctgattagtcataagtgctacagtaaccaacatgtgctaatgacggattaattaggctcaaaagattcgtctcgcggtttctaggctagccatgaaattcgttttttcattcgtgtccaaaaacctcttccgacatccgatcaaacatttgacgtgacacttctcctaaaagtTTTCTCAATCTATACACCGGTTCGCTGCCTCTACCTCTAGTTCACACGAAACGGGTTATCTTTCATATATCCCCACATGGGTTTGTCGATGGATGTCAGGGATCCCTGGAATAAACTTCAGAAAAGGTGTATTTTGCGCCCCTTCCCCACCTCTTTCTTGACATGAAAAGGCACAAACAGGCAAAAGAAGATGGGAAAAAGAATGCACAGAtaccaaaatccaaaaatattaaatgaaGTGACAATTTCTACGAGTATAGTGCTGTAGTCAGTAGGATGTGAGTTCAGTTGAAATACAAGggcattttatttaattattttacagTGAAATACACGTAACACATACCTATGGTGGTGTTCGGGACAAAGACTTATTTTTAAGTCcattgtcccatcgaatgtttagacatttattataaatagtaaacgtagtctataaataaaacccatgcataatcttagactaatttgcgagacgaatctaataaacctaattaatccatggtTAGCCTATGTAATGCTATAGtgaacatgctctaattatggattaattaggcttaaaaattcgtctagcGGATTAGcgctcatttataaaattattttttattagtctatgtttaatactttaaattagtgtctaaacatctgaagtgacatggggctaaaaagtttagccccatctaaacaacccctataGTACCACCCCATAGTACCAGATACTGAAAAATTATCGTACTAGAACGTATGTAAGCTTTGATTGTGGGAAGTTGCGTTACCATTGGGCAAGGGGAAGAGGACCTTGCGCCGGTGTGCGCGAGGACATGAGAATAACCTATAGGGCAGGTTTCAGTAATGGCGCTCTTAAGTCTTAACCGGCCTGAAAGTTCATCGACTCTTGCCTGGAATCCCAAAGACGGGTTACTACTTAAGTACAGAGGTAGGGTACGTAGTTTACTGGAGTAGTTACTACCTCATGAAGTTATCATCAGCCGTTGGGGCAAATGCAGAACAGCTGGCTGAGGGTATGATGCCGATCCCTTCGTCCagaaaggaaggaagaaagcaagaaaaacTATGGACAAGTACTATCATTGACATTGATTAAGAGCAGCGTGGAACTCAGCAGCATGGATCAGAAGGATCCAGAAAAGCCAAAACAACAAATGCTACGAGGCTCCACGTAACAACGACCACATTAGCCGTCTCTCCAACTTTCAGTACGAACAGGGCAGCAGCTTCGTTTACAACGCATTTTTGAGACCGTATGGGGTGCGTGCCCCTGTGAAGCGGTGAGCCGTGAACCCATTCCCCGTGACGCGCGAGAACACgagccgacgacggcgacgagcacgCACGCCATGGATTCCAGTCACCGGCGTCACGGCCACCACGCCGCTGATGATGATCGGTGATAATGCCCCCGCGTCGCAGGGGAGGATGAGCCATCGAGGCGGGGCCCATTGGCTTTGACCCGCGCAGCCGCGGGAGCAGCGGATCGTCCTTCGCgcgcatccatccatccactcGCATGCCGAACGAAACCGAACCACTGTCGCGGCGCCGTGCCGACACCGCGCGCGTGGTGGGTGGGTCTCTCATCCACATCCGGAGGCGCGAGAAGCAGCCGAGCAATGCGACGCCAGCGATCGACCGGGGGAgcacggcgggcgggcggcgatTAAAAAGGGTTTTCGCCGTGCTAACCACGGATAAAATTATGGGTGCGATGCGGAGAATGAACCAAGTTGATGAACGTGAACGAGATTAGGTAGGGTGGCGTCCTGGCCCGTGGCGCGCCCAGGCCCAATCAATCAAACTTGAGATGGGGCCGGAGGACGCTGCAGCTTGTCGAAGGTGCAAGGAGGCTTCCGTGGTTGGGGCTAGAGATGGTAACGGGGACCCACGATCCGAGatccgatgggtatttactttattagtGTATGGATatgagctaaatatattacatGTGGGTAAGTAATTAGGCAAATTATTTCACCCGATGGGTACGCGGGTATGGAAACATTTTTATGACCCATACTtgtttacccatgggtaataaatacccgcaaGTTTAAATACATGTCATGACCTAATATTAAATTAGcctagcctaattaaccaaaaccataggtatttaaaccatccatacaTTTTCCACCACACTGtatgaatgtgtgatgtccTAAGTATCTAGCGTCTATGCAATATACTATATGGAAACCgtgatatttagattgttttgaacttttacgggtatatgggtgacccgacgggtaaggtttacccaagcgGTATGGGTATGGAGAAATTTTCTTACCCGTGACgaatatgaatattttaatGATACAAAATTGTACTAGTGGATATAAGTATGAGATAGCAATACCCGATGGAtacccgttgccatctctagttGGGGGCTGAGGGGTCCTCATGGGCGGCCTCTTCCTCTGTCCTTCGCCTCTCTACTTGCAGCTAGCTCTTCCTGTCCCGGGTTATTTTTGGTTCGATTCGCCGACTCGATCTACTAATTTGATAATTTCGTTGTTTGTTTAGGTATCCTCATGTTCCTTGCATGCGTTCTAGGTTCATCCAGGGCAATCAAATCAATCATTGTCCCCGACAAGGCTAAAGATGGATGGGCGAGGGGGTGACGACGATGGATGGGCATGGGACTATCACCAGTGACTACGTGCAGCTCGGTGGTGTGGGTCAGCCCAGGCAGCGGCTAGCTTCTCTTTTCTTCGTGACTCGCGGCTGCAAATCAGGGGCGTGGTTGGGCGCCTCACCACTACCACGCCCTCGCGCCGAGAGACAGACAGAAGTCACAGAACGGACACATGTCGCGTCGCCCGCCTCCCGGTCTTGCACGGCCCGGCCCGGCTACGCAACATTAATCTCAATGTAGAGGTACACAAAAATGTACTCTTCGAATTGATCCCTTTTAATTAATCTCATGCTCTTGCTCCggtaaaatgtaaaaaatgatAGCTCCGTGCTCGTATATGGACCATTATGGGTAAATTTTCTATGTTAAGGAATAAGGAATCAATCACGCAGGCTGTTCCAACGCTTTAttggcaaacaaaaaaaatggtttcagATCTCACTGTCATGAGAAGACTAGATCCACCTAAAGCACTGAGTGCACCTTTCAGATTGACCTTACCAGCGGATAACGCCGG
This window harbors:
- the LOC102712440 gene encoding extensin-like: MGGKAALVMALVAMSVVLEATADAGYGGGYTPTPKPAPKPEKPPHKPPHHHDKPPPKEHKPPSGHKPPAYTPPTYTPTPKPTPTPPTYTPTPPTYTPTPKPTPPTYTPTPKPTPPTYTPTPPTTYPKPTPPTYKPTPPTYPKPTPPTYKPSPPTYPKPTPPAYQPQPKPTPPTYPKPTPPAYQPHPKPTPTYPKPTPPTYPKPTPPTYPKPTPPAYPKPTPPTYQPHPKPTPTYPKPTPPTYPKPTPPTYQPHPKPTPSYPKPTPPAYPKPTPPAYPKPTPPTYQPHPKPTPSYPKPTPPTYPKPTPPAYPKPTPPAYQPHPKPNPPAYTPTPKPTPTPPTYTPAPPTYTPKPNPPYHKPPPTYTPGPPPPY